Sequence from the Desulfofalx alkaliphila DSM 12257 genome:
GGTAAGTGTGTTCCGGGCATCGGGGGCAATGCAATTGATGGCAGAAATCCTTTCGCCCCTCTTGGCTCTTATTGGGTTTCCGGTTGAAGTGCTACCCCATGCCATAATGCGCCCCATATCTGGGGGTGCAGCCCTGGGCGTTGCCACCGATGTCATTCAAAACCACGGGCCCGACAGTTTTATTGGTATGTTGGTATCCACCATGCAAGGAAGCAGCGATACCACCTTTTATGTGTTAGCATTATATTTTGGTTCGGTGGGGGTGCATCGATACCGTTATGCTGTGGCAACCGGTCTTACCGGTGACATTACCACCCTAATTGCCTCCATTTTTATAGTAAATGCAGTGTTTGGCTAGAGGGATTGGCAAGTAATTGTAGAAGTTGTATGCCTGGTATCATTACCGGGCATTTTATATTTGTCAGCATGATCTTGGAGGTATTTGTTAATGGTACGATTACAAAAGTTTCTGGCCCATGCCGGTGTAGCTTCCCGGCGCAAGTGTGAAGAGTTAATACTGAGCGGTAAGGTCAAGGTTAACGGCACTGTTGTGCGGGAACTGGGTGTAAAGATACAACCCGGCAAAGATATAGTCCAAGTGAACGGAAAAAAAATACAGCAATTAGAAAAGAAAGTATATATCATGATCAATAAGCCCCGGGGCTATGTTAGCACAGTAAGGGATGAGCGGGGTAGAAAAACGGTGCTGGATTTACTAAAAGATGTAGAACAACGGGTTTACCCGGTGGGGCGCCTAGATTATAATTCTGAAGGACTTTTACTGTTAACTAACGATGGAGAGTTGGCCGATGCCCTAACTCATCCCAGGCACCGGGTGCCTAAAACCTATCGAGCCAGGGTAAAAGGAGTGCCCAGCATAGAAAAACTTGAGGAACTGGCCAATGGAGTAGACTTGGAAGACGGTATTACAGCACCGGCAAAGGTGGCCTTATTAAACATTTTTAATGGCAACGCATTGCTGGAAATTACCATCCATGAAGGAAGAAACCGCCAGGTAAGGCGTATGTGTGAACACATTGGCCACCCTGTTATCCGTTTGGTGCGCACCCGCATTGGTACACTTGAACTGCGCAAGCTGGGCTCAGGGGAGGTGCGGGAGTTAAGTAAATTTGAAGTAAACCAAATTAAAAGGGCGGCAGGAATAAAGGCTGACCGCCCTAAAAGAAAGCGGTATCAAAGGGGTGATTCATAACCTAATATATCATCGGGTCTTCCCATGCGGATGACATGGCCTTCTTTTAATTCCACTACCCGTTGTGCCAGTTGTGGTATTTCCCGGTAGTCATGGGTAATGAAAACCGCAGTGATGTTTTTCTCCTGCAATATTTCCTTTAGGTCGCTTAAAATAGCTTTTCTGGTGGGTGTGTCCAGGGCAGAGAAGGGTTCGTCTAAAAACAGCACCCTTGGCTCCAACACCAGGGCCCTGGCCAGGCTGACGCGCTGGGCTTCACCGCCGGAGAGGTTGCGAATAGAGTTATTGGCCAGATGATCAATGCCCAGTCGTTTAAGCCAGGGCATAACCTTCCGGTTTATTTCTGATTTTGGCACCTTTCTTATTTGAAGACCCACAGCCACGTTTTTAAAAACAGTGGTATCCAGCAGCAGTGGGTCCTGCAGCACAGATGCCATTTGGCGTCGCACATAAAGGGTGTTACTTCGGGGTACAGCCTGCCGGCAGAAAAACACCTGCCCTTCGGTGGGGCGCTGTAAAAGGGCCATTACTTGTAGCAGCGTACTTTTCCCGGCACCGTTGTGCCCCATTAAGGACAAGACTTCACCTTCCATAATATCCAGGGCAGGTACATTGAGAATTAGGCGTTTGCCTTTGATCATTTTAATATTTTTTACTGACAGTATGATGTTGCTCATTTTATCATTCTCCCCTGCTGCTGTGTCATGGTTAAAACCAGTACCACTAAATAAGCCAGTGCCAATAATATCACACAAAGAGCTAACCCCAGTTCTTGGTTACCCATGTTTACCGATTGTACTATGGAAGTGGTTAGCACTCGGGTTTCACCTCTAATGTTTCCGCCCACCATTTGTGCAGCCCCCACTTCAGAAATGGCAACCCCAAAGCCGGCCATCACCGCTGCCAATAAACCCAGCCGGGCTTCCCGTACCAGCAGCAGCAATAACTGTAGCCTTGATGCTCCCAGGGCCAGTATCTGTGTATGAATTTTTGGGTTCAACTGTTGAAAGGCGGCCACTGAAAAGCTCATCACCACCGGCGAAGCAATGATGGATTGGGCGATAACCATAGCGGTGGGGGTATATAGC
This genomic interval carries:
- a CDS encoding ABC transporter ATP-binding protein, producing the protein MSNIILSVKNIKMIKGKRLILNVPALDIMEGEVLSLMGHNGAGKSTLLQVMALLQRPTEGQVFFCRQAVPRSNTLYVRRQMASVLQDPLLLDTTVFKNVAVGLQIRKVPKSEINRKVMPWLKRLGIDHLANNSIRNLSGGEAQRVSLARALVLEPRVLFLDEPFSALDTPTRKAILSDLKEILQEKNITAVFITHDYREIPQLAQRVVELKEGHVIRMGRPDDILGYESPL
- a CDS encoding ABC transporter permease, translated to MEWILQAVKDAILLLIQRDPEILEISYLTLRVAGTSTLISVFIGVPIGYLLAFHNFFGRKLLVSIANLGLGFPTVAVGLFVWLMLARNGPMGGLEWLYTPTAMVIAQSIIASPVVMSFSVAAFQQLNPKIHTQILALGASRLQLLLLLVREARLGLLAAVMAGFGVAISEVGAAQMVGGNIRGETRVLTTSIVQSVNMGNQELGLALCVILLALAYLVVLVLTMTQQQGRMIK
- a CDS encoding pseudouridine synthase; translated protein: MVRLQKFLAHAGVASRRKCEELILSGKVKVNGTVVRELGVKIQPGKDIVQVNGKKIQQLEKKVYIMINKPRGYVSTVRDERGRKTVLDLLKDVEQRVYPVGRLDYNSEGLLLLTNDGELADALTHPRHRVPKTYRARVKGVPSIEKLEELANGVDLEDGITAPAKVALLNIFNGNALLEITIHEGRNRQVRRMCEHIGHPVIRLVRTRIGTLELRKLGSGEVRELSKFEVNQIKRAAGIKADRPKRKRYQRGDS
- a CDS encoding spore maturation protein, with the protein product MYELITEISRWAVPFVLLLVPLAAAVKKVPVFETFVQGAESGFSTAIKTIPFLVAMLVAVSVFRASGAMQLMAEILSPLLALIGFPVEVLPHAIMRPISGGAALGVATDVIQNHGPDSFIGMLVSTMQGSSDTTFYVLALYFGSVGVHRYRYAVATGLTGDITTLIASIFIVNAVFG